In a genomic window of Quercus lobata isolate SW786 chromosome 4, ValleyOak3.0 Primary Assembly, whole genome shotgun sequence:
- the LOC115986443 gene encoding zinc finger protein CONSTANS-LIKE 9, with the protein MGYLCDFCGEQRSMVYCRSDAACLCLSCDRNVHSANALSKRHSRTLLCERCNSQPALVRCAEEKLSLCQNCDWTGHDASTSASSHKRQTINCYSGCPSAAELSSIWSFVLDSPSAGESTCEQEMGLMSLTENNMRQNALVPAVNSTPHILDQPAGSSNASLPKLCCPGTKDTELSEENDLYDDFNMDEVDLNFENYEELFGVSLSHSEELFENGGIDSLFGMKDMSAAEGSSVGHFNSTQPACSNAASADSVVSTKTEPILCFTGRQGQSNLSFSGLTGESSPGDYQDCGASSMLLIGEPPWCSPCPESSYQSGNRNDAVMRYKEKKKTRKFEKRVRYASRKARADVRKRVKGRFVKAGEIYDYDPLSQTRSY; encoded by the exons ATGGGTTACCTATGTGATTTTTGTGGTGAACAAAGGTCCATGGTGTATTGCCGTTCAGATGCTGCATGCTTATGTTTGTCCTGTGACCGAAATGTCCACTCTGCTAATGCCTTATCAAAACGCCACTCAAGAACACTATTATGTGAAAGATGCAATTCACAACCTGCGTTAGTAAGATGTGCCGAAGAGAAGCTGTCTCTTTGTCAGAATTGTGATTGGACGGGTCATGACGCTTCTACCTCAGCTTCATCacataaaagacaaacaatcaATTGCTATTCGGGCTGCCCATCGGCTGCAGAGCTTTCTTCAATCTGGTCATTTGTTTTGGATTCCCCTTCTGCGGGTGAATCAACTTGTGAGCAGGAAATGGGATTGATGAGCCTAACTGAGAACAACATGAGGCAAAATGCTTTAGTGCCTGCAGTTAACTCTACACCTCACATTCTGGACCAGCCAGCTGGATCCTCAAATGCATCTTTGCCCAAG TTATGCTGTCCTGGAACAAAAGACACTGAACTCTCTGAAGAAAATGATCTCTATGATGATTTCAATATGGATGAagtggatttgaattttgaaaactatGAAGAACTGTTTGGTGTATCTCTCAGTCATTCTGAAGAGCTTTTTGAGAATGGTGGGATTGATAGCTTGTTTGGTATGAAGGACATGTCTGCTGCTGAG GGGTCTTCAGTTGGACATTTCAATTCAACGCAGCCAGCGTGCAGCAATGCAGCGTCTGCTGATTCTGTAGTCAGCACTAAAACTGAACCAATACTTTGCTTTACGGGAAGGCAAGGGCAATCAAACCTTTCGTTTTCTGGTCTTACTGGAGAGAGCAGCCCTGGGGACTATCAAGATTGTGGGGCTTCCTCAATGCTACTCATTGGAGAGCCTCCATGGTGTTCTCCATGCCCTGAGAGCTCCTACCAATCTGGTAACCGTAATGATGCTGTTATGCGTtacaaggaaaagaagaagacacGCAA GTTCGAGAAAAGAGTGAGGTATGCCTCTCGCAAAGCAAGGGCTGATGTAAGAAAGCGTGTGAAGGGACGCTTTGTCAAAGCTGGTGAAATTTATGATTATGATCCTTTGAGCCAAACCAGAAGCTATTGA